One window of Camelina sativa cultivar DH55 chromosome 4, Cs, whole genome shotgun sequence genomic DNA carries:
- the LOC104780873 gene encoding uncharacterized protein LOC104780873: MVTGKIATRLHLLINRCVRGYAEREEMSSPTKETEKDLLLSLSQVLREIQSWISEIASDSMVEEGEETVDHEDETDAAVCLERVVADLVGLLDMKNVHVKHLAGNVLVEVSECLVESGSQWDDFIRLLCECLRLAVIYSCPIPAVSSSTGFGNPDLHFLGSDVLKCKLEKANWYMVSDIFRILRNILKRLSQEENEDLLDVYLESVNSTLAKVPWCRVDAIFSHQHGSGTFGSTKNCEEATVFLGSFVQFLCSVVQQVPFAEDSDGFEPTHLILQKTIELVPDLLRWCHPKLDSQSVSSMSRYLCHKLLVLMMRLTYQSNIKCTILLSWLQYLQRQFQGFLQHTLTSFKPIQDNCLEGSPFFVSLSDREVSETHSNHLQRLSVFLGLRCSFTLLYSSRHTDKHCEFDCSKKGMEVMFKWIERQIPGDTFSDHRVYTKKSVVFSASFVRLFMHEDDLLFKVLLQLLSVPLHREELLNVEGHSRQDEEQTIFFRLSTLFNPVVLFCIFLSELHYDHQVLLDYLISKDIGASCAEYLLRCLRAVCDSWTLFVEFPFEESTNASSSKRRKLLLQTSGVESNCKLHPQAFEDAKDCLLSLQSSVVKLHQKKLFPYNPEALLRRLSRFQELCLSNE, translated from the exons ATGGTTACCGGGAAGATAGCAACTCGTCTTCATCTCTTGATCAATCGTTGTGTTCGAGGATACGCC gaaagagaagagatgagtTCGCCGACGAAGGAAACGGAGAAAGATTTGCTTCTTTCTCTATCTCAG GTGTTGAGAGAGATTCAGTCTTGGATTAGCGAAATTGCAAGTGATTCGATGGTG GAAGAGGGAGAGGAGACTGTTGATCATGAGGATGAAACTGATGCTGCTGTATGCTTGGAAAGAGTTGTGGCTGATCTT GTTGGTTTGTTGGATATGAAGAATGTGCATGTTAAACATTTGGCTGGCAACGTTCTTGTGGAAGTATCCGAGTGTCTTGTTGAATCT GGAAGTCAATGGGATGATTTCATTCGTTTGCTTTGTGAATGTTTGCGCTTAGCAGTTATCTACAGTTGCCCAATCCCTGCTGTTTCTTCATCAACTGGATTTGGAAATCCGGATCTACATTTCTTGGGTTCTGATGTTCTTAAATGTAAGCTGGAAAAGGCTAACTGGTACATGGTGTCTGATATTTTTCGAATTCTTCGTAATATATTGAAGCGATTGAGCCAAGAAGAAAATGAGGATCTTCTTGATGTATACTTGGAATCTGTCAACTCTACACTTGCAAAAGTTCCTTGGTGCCGAGTGGACGCTATTTTCTCTCATCAGCATGGTAGTGGAACTTTTGGAAGCACTAAAAACTGTGAGGAAGCAACAGTATTTCTTGGGAGCTTTGTTCAGTTTCTCTGTTCCGTGGTTCAGCAGGTTCCCTTTGCTGAAGATTCTGATGGTTTTGAACCTACACATTTGATCCTCCAAAAAACCATCGAGCTTGTTCCTGATCTCCTCCGTTGGTGCCATCCAAAGTTAGACAGTCAAAGTGTCTCTTCCATGTCAAGATACCTATGTCACAAGTTGCTG GTCCTAATGATGAGGCTCACTTATCAGTCCAATATAAAATGTACCATTCTTCTTTCATGGCTGCAATATTTGCAACGCCAATTTCAAGGCTTTCTTCAACACACGCTAACAAGCTTTAAACCCATCCAAGATAATTGTTTGGAAGGTTCGCCATTTTTTGTGAGTTTGTCTGATAGGGAGGTCAGTGAGACGCATTCTAATCATTTGCAAAGACTTTCTGTGTTTCTGGGCCTACGGTGCTCCTTCACTCTGCTTTATTCAAGTAGACATACCGACAAGCACTGTGAGTTTGATTGTAGTAAGAAAGGAATGGAAGTGATGTTTAAATGGATTGAACGACAGATTCCAGGTGATACATTTTCCGACCACAGAGTTTATACCAAGAAGAGTGTTGTCTTTTCTGCATCCTTCGTCCGGTTGTTCATGCATGAG GATGATCTACTATTTAAAGTCCTCCTGCAACTCCTGTCTGTACCATTGCATAGAGAAGAACT GCTTAACGTGGAAGGGCATTCGCGTCAAGATGAGGAACAAACTATTTTCTTCCGTTTATCAACCTTGTTCAACCCTGTAGTCCTATTCTGTATATTTCTTTCAGAG TTGCATTATGATCATCAAGTCCTTCTTGATTACCTTATATCTAAAGACATCGGGGCTAGCTGTGCAGAGTACCTGCTGAG ATGTTTGCGGGCTGTCTGTGATTCATGGACCCTATTTGTGGAATTCCCATTTGAAGAAAGTACAAATGCTTCAtcttcaaagagaagaaaacttttGCTTCAGACTTCTGGCGTTGAAAGTAACTGTAAACTACATCCTCAGGCTTTTGAAGATGCCAAAGATTGTCTGCTTTCGTTGCAAAGTTCAGTTGTTAAGCTACATCAGAAGAAACTATTTCCATATAACCCAGAAGCTCTTCTACGGCG TTTGTCAAGGTTTCAAGAGCTCTGTCTATCCAACGAGTAA
- the LOC104780876 gene encoding RPW8-like protein 3 → MSVVEIVAGPALGYALQALHYAIKRAIDRSLTSAYIFDRLDATIFKITTLVAQVDKLSEEVEDPQRKVIEDLKHLLEKAVSLVEAYAELRRRNLLKKFRYQRRIKELDASLRWMVNVDVQVNQWVDIKELLAKMSEMKTKLEENTRQQTNFTCFKSSNSISQSSNQDIVEETDQSSEETAECSSDGSKSKIDIQIRWSSRKQNKDHEIRFVMK, encoded by the exons ATGTCAGTTGTTGAGATTGTGGCAGGGCCTGCTCTTGGATATGCTCTCCAAGCCCTTCATTATGCCATCAAAAGAGCTATAGATAGATCTTTAACCTCAGCATACATCTTTGACCGTCTCGATGCAACAATCTTTAAGATCACAACGTTGGTGGCTCAAGTTGATAAGCTTAGCGAAGAAGTGGAAGATCCACAGAGGAAAGTTATTGAAGATCTTAAGCATCTCCTTGAAAAGGCTGTTTCTCTTGTCGAGGCTTATGCGGAACTCAGACGCAGAAACTTACTTAAGAAGTTCAG GTATCAGAGAAGAATCAAAGAGTTAGATGCTTCATTAAGATGGATGGTAAATGTGGATGTTCAAGTCAATCAGTGGGTAGATATCAAAGAACTCTTGGCCAAAATGTCTGAAATGAAAACTAAACTTGAGGAAAACACGCGTCAACAAACAAACTTTACGTGTTTCAAGAGCAGTAATAGCATATCACAAAGTAGTAATCAAGATATTGTAGAAGAAACAGACCAATCTTCAGAAGAAACCGCTGAATGCTCGAGTGATGGATCTAAATCGAAGATTGATATCCAAATTCGCTGGAGctcaagaaaacagaacaaagaccACGAAATCCGATTCGTTATGAAGTGA
- the LOC104780874 gene encoding RPW8-like protein 3 — protein sequence MSVVEIVAGPALGYALQALHYAIKRAIDRSLTSAYIFDRLDATIFKITTLVAQVDKLSEEVEDPLRKVIEDLKHLLEKAVSLVEAYAQLRRRNLLKKFRYQRRIKELDASLRWMVNVDVQVNQWVDIKELLAKMSEMKTKLEENTRQQTNFTCFKSSNSISQSSNQDIVEETDQSSEETAECSSDGSKSKIDIQIRWSSRKQNKDHEIRFVMK from the exons ATGTCAGTTGTTGAGATTGTGGCAGGGCCTGCTCTTGGATATGCTCTCCAAGCCCTTCATTATGCCATCAAAAGAGCTATAGATAGATCTTTAACCTCAGCATACATCTTTGACCGTCTCGATGCAACAATCTTTAAGATCACAACGTTGGTGGCTCAAGTTGATAAGCTTAGCGAAGAAGTGGAAGATCCACTGAGGAAAGTTATTGAAGATCTTAAGCATCTCCTTGAAAAGGCCGTTTCTCTTGTCGAGGCTTATGCGCAACTCAGACGCAGAAACTTACTTAAGAAGTTCAG GTATCAGAGAAGAATCAAAGAGTTAGATGCTTCATTAAGATGGATGGTAAATGTGGATGTTCAAGTCAATCAGTGGGTAGATATCAAAGAACTCTTGGCCAAAATGTCTGAAATGAAAACTAAACTTGAGGAAAACACGCGTCAACAAACAAACTTTACGTGTTTCAAGAGCAGTAATAGCATATCACAAAGTAGTAATCAAGATATTGTAGAAGAAACAGACCAATCTTCAGAAGAAACCGCTGAATGCTCGAGTGATGGATCTAAATCGAAGATTGATATCCAAATTCGCTGGAGctcaagaaaacagaacaaagaccACGAAATCCGATTCGTTATGAAGTGA
- the LOC104780875 gene encoding serine/threonine-protein kinase SRK2D — translation MDPGSNTPIMPIDLPIMHDSDRYDFVKDIGSGNFGVARLMTDRVTKELVAVKYIERGEKIDENVQREIINHRSLRHPNIVRFKEVILTPTHLAIVMEYAAGGELYERICNAGRFSEDEARFFFQQLISGVSYCHAMQICHRDLKLENTLLDGSPAPRLKICDFGYSKSSVLHSQPKSTVGTPAYIAPEILLRQEYDGKLADVWSCGVTLYVMLVGAYPFEDPQEPRDYRKTIQRILSVTYSIPEDLHLSPECRHLISRIFVADPATRITIPEIKSDKWFLKNLPGDLMDENRMDSQFQEPEQPMQSLDTIMQIISEATIPTVRNRCLDDFMADNLDLDDDMDDFDSESEIDVDSSGEIVYAL, via the exons atggatcCGGGGAGTAATACACCGATCATGCCGATTGATTTACCGATTATGCACGACAGTGATCGTTACGACTTCGTCAAAGACATCGGTTCTGGTAATTTCGGCGTAGCTCGTCTCATGACCGATAGGGTTACCAAGGAGCTTGTTGCTGTTAAGTACATCGAGAGAGGTGAAAAG ATTGATGAGAATGTTCAGAGGGAGATTATTAATCATAGATCACTGAGGCATCCTAATATTGTCAGGTTTAAAGAG GTGATTTTGACGCCTACCCATTTGGCTATTGTTATGGAGTATGCTGCTGGTGGAGAACTTTATGAGCGGATTTGTAATGCTGGGAGGTTTAGTGAAGATGAG GCTCGGTTCTTCTTTCAGCAGCTTATATCTGGAGTTAGCTATTGTCATGCAATG CAAATATGCCATCGGGATCTGAAACTGGAAAATACATTGTTGGATGGAAGTCCTGCCCCTCGTTTgaaaatatgtgattttggttATTCCAAG TCTTCTGTTCTTCATTCCCAGCCAAAGTCAACTGTTGGTACACCTGCATACATTGCACCAGAGATTCTTCTTCGACAGGAATATGATGGCAAG CTTGCAGATGTATGGTCCTGTGGCGTAACCTTATATGTAATGTTGGTTGGAGCTTATCCATTTGAGGATCCACAAGAGCCAAGAGATTATCGAAAGACAATACAG AGAATCCTTAGTGTCACATACTCAATCCCAGAGGACTTACACCTTTCACCTGAATGTCGACATCTAATATCAAGGATTTTCGTGGCTGATCCTGCAACG AGAATCACAATTCCAGAGATCAAATCCGATAAATGGTTCTTGAAGAATCTTCCAGGTGACTTGATGGATGAGAACAGAATGGATAGTCAGTTTCAAGAACCAGAGCAGCCGATGCAGAGCCTTGACACAATCATGCAGATAATATCAGAGGCTACGATTCCAACTGTTCGTAATCGTTGCCTTGATGATTTCATGGCTGATAATCTTGATCTAGACGATGACATGGATGACTTTGATTCTGAATCTGAGATTGATGTTGACAGTAGTGGAGAGATAGTTTATGCTCTCTGA
- the LOC104780872 gene encoding methylesterase 10 — protein MQTQHMQQQQLHHFVFVHGSCHGAWCWFKLAAKLKGDKVRLVSEHLEPLMSFMESLPENEKVVLVGHSYGGIGTSLAMERFPTKVSVGIFLSAYMPHHDSPPAVLIQEYFKRLPEGFAMDSAFTFEEGPEHPPSSVLFGTSFMKEKAYSNCQLEDLELAMALVKSSWLYAKEMGGEDLISKERYGSGKRVFIVCEGDNVLPEEIQKWMISNYEPNEVKRIEEAGHMAMLTKPQQLSQLLQEIAAKYN, from the exons ATGCAAACACAACACATGCAGCAACAACAACTCCATCACTTCGTCTTTGTCCACGGCTCATGTCATGGAGCATGGTGCTGGTTCAAACTAGCTGCAAAGCTCAAGGGGGATAAGGTTCGTTTGGTGTCCGAGCATCTAGAGCCTTTGATGAGTTTCATGGAGTCTCTTCCTGAGAATGAGAAGGTGGTTCTCGTTGGTCATAGCTATGGTGGCATTGGAACTTCTCTCGCTATGGAAAGATTTCCGACCAAAGTCTCTGTTGGAATCTTCCTCTCTGCTTATATGCCGCACCATGATTCTCCTCCAGCGGTTTTGATTCAAGAG TATTTTAAGAGACTACCAGAGGGTTTCGCCATGGATAGTGCGTTTACATTCGAGGAAGGACCAGAACACCCTCCGAGTTCAGTTTTGTTCGGTACTAGTTTCATGAAGGAGAAGGCATATAGTAATTGCCAATTAGAG GATCTAGAATTAGCCATGGCGTTGGTGAAATCGAGCTGGTTATACGCTAAGGAAATGGGAGGTGAAGATTTGATATCCAAGGAGAGGTATGGATCTGGAAAGAGAGTTTTTATTGTCTGTGAAGGCGACAATGTGCTTCCAGAGGAGATTCAGAAGTGGATGATTAGTAACTACGAGCCTAACGAAGTGAAGAGGATTGAAGAAGCTGGTCACATGGCTATGCTCACTAAGCCACAACAACTTTCTCAACTGCTACAAGAAATAGCAGCGAAATATAACTAA